The following nucleotide sequence is from Halorussus caseinilyticus.
AAACCCGTCTGACTGCGAACGTTTTTACCACAGCGCCACCGTGCCATGGGTATGGTCGGCGGTTTGGACATCGACCGGGCGCGAGTCGGATGGTGGCTGGTCGGGTTGGCGCTCGGCGTAGCCGTGCTGTTCGTCGTCTACTCGTTCGTCGGCACCTTCGTCTTCGGTATCTTCCTCTACTACGCTACTCGGCCGGTCTACAGGCGGCTTCGCCGACGCGTCCGGCCGCCGAGTCTGGCCGTCGCCACCGCGCTGTTCGCGCTGGCGCTTCCGGTACTGCTCCTGATGGCTTACACCGGCGCAATCGCGCTACAGGAGTTCGACAAAATCGCCGACAGGACCGACGTGGACGGTCTCCAGACGACGATTCAACCCTACGTCGATGTCTCGTCGCTGGCCCGGAGTCCCGAGGAACTGCTGGCGAATCCCGACCCCGCGCTGGTCAGCGAAGTCGGGCGGTCGGCGCTGGAGTACGTCGGGTTCATCGGCAACGCGGTGTTGCACCTGTTCGTGATGATTGCCATCGCGTTCTACCTGCTCCGGGACGACCACCGCCTCTCGCGGTTCTTCCGGCGGCAGTTCGGCGACGAGGGCGGCGTCGTGGAGGCCTACGTCCGGGCGGTCGATAGGGACTTCAACAGCATCTTCTTCGGCAACATCCTGAACGCCCTGCTCACGGGGACCATCGGCGCGGCGTCGTACAACGCGCTGAACCTGATTGCGCCCACCGAACTCGTCGTCCCGTTTCCGACGCTGTTGGGCCTGCTGACCGGCGCGGCCAGTCTCATCCCCATCGTCGGGATGAAACTCGTCTACTTCCCCGTCTCGGCGTATCTCGGCGTCGAAACGATGATGGCCGACCCCGCGTTTCTCTGGTTCCCGGCGCTGTTTTTCGCCGTCTCGCTCGTCGTCGTGGACACGATTC
It contains:
- a CDS encoding AI-2E family transporter, which codes for MVGGLDIDRARVGWWLVGLALGVAVLFVVYSFVGTFVFGIFLYYATRPVYRRLRRRVRPPSLAVATALFALALPVLLLMAYTGAIALQEFDKIADRTDVDGLQTTIQPYVDVSSLARSPEELLANPDPALVSEVGRSALEYVGFIGNAVLHLFVMIAIAFYLLRDDHRLSRFFRRQFGDEGGVVEAYVRAVDRDFNSIFFGNILNALLTGTIGAASYNALNLIAPTELVVPFPTLLGLLTGAASLIPIVGMKLVYFPVSAYLGVETMMADPAFLWFPALFFAVSLVVVDTIPDLVLRPYVSGRNLHVGLVMLAYIFGPLLFGWYGIFLGPMILVLVVHFVRIVLPELVAGEPIRPWAVDPTYLFDPEPRTRANEDFRNADRSADAADAGETDGGVDTEVGGGGPDDDPEDGGEDTAGATGR